Genomic segment of Pseudomonas sp. DY-1:
AACTCGTCGTCGAAGCGCACGTCGATCAGACCGATGTAGGCGCTCTTCACCAGGGGCCAGAGCTGTACATCCAGCAACTCGTCCATCGCATAGGCCCCACGGAGCCGCTCGCTGGTTTCGCCAACCTTCACTTCGTAGAGGGCGATCCGCGCGGCCGCCGCAAACTGCGTTGCCTGCCATTGTGCCTCCTCGAATCGGGCACGGGCGCCATCGGTGATCTGGCGGAAATGCTCACGGTAATCATCGAAACCATCGAGGATCAGTCGGGCGATGCCTTCGGCCGGCCATTGCTGCGCCATGGTGATTTCTCTGCTGCGGAAACGGGAAAGCCGAGCTTAGCCAGAAAAAAGTGCCCGTTGTAGGGGCGAATTCATTCGCCAAGGGCGGCGTAGCAGCCCCTAGCGACGGTATAGGGCAAACCTGCGGCCTGCCTGGAGATTGCAATCGCCCCTAGAGGAGTCCTCTCGCCTACCTAGGCGATTCCCCTCTCCCGCAGGCAGGCCTCCACCATCTCGATGAACACCCGCACCTTGCGGGTGCGACGGCGATGGGCCAGATAGAGGACATGGACCCAGGGCCCGAAGGCGTCAGGTTCCAGCTCGTAGTCGGACATCACCCGAACCAGTTGGCCACTGGCCAGGTAGGGTGCCGCACTCCATTGCGGCACCACCTGCAACCCATGACCGCCTAGCAGGCAGGCGAGCAGGAAGTCGTAGTTGTCGCTGGTCATTCGCGGCGTGGGCTGCGATACACGGATGCGTTCCTCACCACGCCACAGCCACCAGTAGTGTCGGTTGAGCAGCGGGTGCTGGAAGATCAGCCAGTCATGCTGCTGGTAGGTGTCCAGCGACACGGGAAGCCTCTTGCGCTCCAGATAGGCGGGGCTGGCGCAGAGGTAGATGCGGTTCTTGGTCAACGGCCGGGCGATCAGCCCAGGCAGGTCGGTGGGCCCGTCGCGCAGGGCCAGGTCGTAGCCGCCGTCAATCAGGTCGACAAAGGCGTCGTTCAGGTCCACGTCCAGGCGCACCTGCGGATGTTCGCTCATGAAGCGGCAGCACACCTCACTGAGAAAGGCCGGGCCGAAGGACGGCGGCGCCGTGAGGCGTAGGGTGCCGCGCAATTCGTCCTGCAGTTGGTCCACTTCTTCCCCGGCCAGTTGCAGTTGCATAAGCGCCTGCCGGGCACCTTCCAGGTAAATGTGGCCGGCTTCGGTCAGCGCCATGCGACGGGTGGTGCGTTCGAACAGGCGCACGCCCAGCTCGCTCTCCAGGTGCCCCACTGCCTTGGTCAGCGCGGACGGCGTCTTGCCGATCTGCTCCGCGGCACGGCTGAAGCTGCCGTACTCGGCAGTGGCGACGAACATGTTGAGCGCGCTGAGCTTGTCCATTGATCTGTTCCGGATCGGCACAAAAGTTGTGCGAGAACATAGCATTCTGCCGCTTCACCGGCTTGGTTAGGCTCTCCGGCAGACCAACAAGAACCGGAATCACCTGATGAAAACCTTCGCCCCTAAACTCCTGGCCGTCGCACTGGCTTGTTCCTCGATGGAAAGCTTCGCGGCGGTCGATCTCATCCTGCATAACGCCAAGGTCTACACCGCCGAACCCGGCCAGGCCCTGCAACAGGCCGTGGCCGTGGAAGACGGCAAGGTGCGCGCCGTCGGCAGTAACGCCGAAATCCTGCGCCTGAAGGAGTCCGGCACCCAGGTGATGGACCTCGGCGGCAAAGTGCTCATGCCGGGCTTCATCGACTCACACTCCCACGCGATTTTCGGCGGCCTGGAACTGGACTCGGCCTCCATGGGCGGCCAGCTGATTCCCGTGGCGGAACTGGAGCAGCGCCTGCGCCAATGGCGCGACAACGGCAAGGCGCGGCATGGCGACGCGCTCAGTGTCAGCGGTCTGCCGTCAGCTGCCTGGAGCCAAGTGGCTGAACTGGAACAGCGCTTCAACCGGGGCGAATGGGCCGACGTGCCGATCTTTTTCCTCGGCTGGGACCATCACACCGGCTGGGCCAACCAGGCCATGCTCAAGCGCGCCGGCATCGATGCGGCCAAGGTGAAAGGCCTGAAGGGCGAAGCACAGGCCACCATTGGCCACCATCCCGATGGCCGCCCCAATGGTTTCCTTGCCGATGCCGGGCTGGACCCGGTGATGGCGCAACTCCCACCCGCCTCGGCCGAGCAACTGCTGAAGGCCGCGCGCTCGGCACTGCGCTACAACCTCAGCCTGGGCATTACCGCGTGGATGGACCCGGCGGCCAACGCCGCGCCGGGGGAGCCCCTGTTCGATTTCAAGCCCACCGCCCAGACCCTCGGCGTGTTGCCGGCCTACAAGGCGCTGGCGGAAAAGGGTGAGCTTACGGCCCACGTCGCCGCCCTGCTGGTGGCCAACCCGAAGAGCAAGCCGGCCGACCTGGACACTCTCGACCAGGTGCGCCAGCGATTCCAGGGCGTGCCCAACCTCACCCTGCCCGGCATCAAGGTCTTCGCCGACGGCGTGGCGGAGGTCCCGGCACAAACCGCCGCGATGCTCGATCCCTACAAGAACTCGAACAAACGTGGCGAACTGCTGATCGACCCGGCGCACTTCGGCGATCTGGTCAGCGCGGCCGACGCCCGCGGCTGGCTGGTGCATGTTCATGCCATCGGCGACCGCGCAGTGCGTGAGTCGCTCAATGGCATCGAACAGGCGCGTAAAGACCGCCAGAGCGGCATCGCCCATTCAGTCACCCACTTGCAGATGGTCAACCCGAAGGAGTTTGCGCGCTTCAAGCCGCTGGATGTGATCGCCTCCATGCAGCTCTACTGGGCCAGCGCCGATGAGGTCAGCATCGACCTGGTGCAGCCCTACATCAGCGCCATGGCCTTCCAGTTCCAGTACCCGGCCCGTTCGCTGCTGAAGAACGGCGCCACCATCTCCGGCGCCAGCGACTGGCCGGTAACCACGCCGGAACCCTGGAAGGCGATCAGCCGCAAGGGTCCGAAAGGCGTACTGAACGCCGCCGAGGAAATCGACCGGGAAACCATGTTCCAGGCCTACACCCTCAACTCTGCCCGCACCATTGGCCTCGAAAAGCAGATCGGCTCGCTCTCGCCCGGCAAGCAGGCCGACCTGATCCTCCTCGACCGCGACGTGTTCCAGGTCGAACCCGAAGCCCTGCAGGGCACCCAGGTACTGAAAACCTGGTTCGCCGGTCGCGAAGTCTTCAACGCCGCCCTCTAAACACAAGAAACCACCTGCTCCGCATTCGTCCCCGCCATCTGGCGGGGCGGGCGGAGCCTTGCCTGCGTCTGCCCGAACAATCACAACAACGGGAAACCCTCGATGAAACGCTTCACGCTCCTTGCGCTCGCCCTGGCTCCGCTCGCCTGCCAGGCCATAGAACTGAACGACGATTTTTCCTTGCAAGTCGACCTGGCGCTGGTCAGTGACTACCGCACCCGTGGCATTTCCCAGACCCAGAACGACCCGGCTGCCCAGGCTAGCGCCACCCTGCTCCATAGCAGCGGCCTGTACGCCGGGATATGGACCTCCAACGTCGACTTTGGCCTTGGCCTGAAGACCCGCCAGGAAGTGGACTACTACGCCGGCTGGTACTGGCAGGCCACCGATGAAGTGAACCTTGACCTCGGCTACATCAAGTACAGTTTTCCGAAGGAAGGCCAGTTCAACCAGAGCGAGGCCTACGCCATCCTCGGCGCCTACGGCTTCAAGTTCGGCGCCCAGTACTCCAACGACGCGAAGAACCTGATCGGCGAAAAGCAGGACACGTTCTACAGCTACGTCAGCTACGAGTACGCCCTGCCCCTGGATGTGGGCCTGAAGCTGCGCTACGGGCGCAACGACTTCAAGGACCCGCTGTTCTGGTCTGCCCGCGGCGAAAGCTCCAATGCCTACCACGAGTGGGAAGCCAGGCTGACCCGCGACTTTGTCGGTGTCACCTGGGGCATCGCCTACATCGACACCGACCTGTCCGAGTCCGAATGCACCAGTTATTACGGCTTCACCGATGTGTGCAGCTCGACCTGGGTGGCGAGTGTGAGCAAGCATTTCTAGGTCAGGGTGAGGTCTCCCTGTAGGAGCGATTTCAATCGCGAAGCAGGCCGCAGGTCTGCCCCTCAATTCCAAATGGGGCAACGTTGCTGCCCTTCGCGAATGAATTCGCTCCTACAACCAGTGCGCAGGGCGAAGATCGCTCTTCATTGCCGCCATCAGTTCCGCGCCAGACTCCAATGGAGGATCGGTGAAGCATGATCCACCTTTGCGAATCCCACCCTCCGCCCCCAGCGGCAATTCGTATTCAACCGTTCACGCCAGCCCACGCTGCTCCAGAAAGCCCGCCAGGTAGTCGATGAACGCCAGCACCTTGCCGGTGGCACGGCGGTGGCTGGGGTAGACCGCGAGAATCTGCGGGCCAAAGGCGTCCGGGTCGATCTCGTAGTCGGCCATCAACCGCACCAAGCGGCCATCGGCGAAGTAAGGGGCGCCACTCCACAGAGGTGCGTGAAACAGTCCGCCGCCAGCCAGCGCATTGGCCAGCAACAGGTCGTAGTTGTCGCTCTCCAGACGCGGTGCGGCGGGCTGCAGGAGGCTAAGCCGCTGGCCGTCCTTCTCCACCCACCAGTACGTTCGGCTCAACGCCGCGTGCCGGTAGAGCAACCAGTCGTGCTGGTCGAGGGTTGCCGGGGTTACCGGTACCGGATTGCGGGCCAGGTAAGTCGGGCTGGCGCACAAGGCCAGGCAGTTGCGCCCGACAGTCTTGGCGATCAGCCCGGGCTGGTCGCCGCGTCCTTCGCGCAAGGCCAGGTCGTAGCCCGCATCGACGAGATCGATGAATGAGTCGGAAAGATCCACCCGCAACCGAATTTGCGGGTACTCGGCAAGGAACCCCGCGCAGACCTCATCGAGAAAAGCGCGACCGAAAGCCAGTGGCGCAGTCAATCGCAGGCTGCCGTAAAGACCGTGCTGCAACTGGCCGACCTCTTCCCCCACCTCATGCAGGCGCTGCAGTACCTGGCGCGCGGTTTCCAGGTAGACCCGCCCGGCTTCGGTCAGCACGGTGCGCCGGGTACTGCGTTCGAACAGCCGCACGCCGAGCTCTTCTTCCAGGTGGCTGACGGCCTTGGTCAGGGCCGAGGGAGTCTTGCCGAGCTGCTCGGCGGCGCGGCTGAAACTACCGAACTCCGCCGTGGCGACGAACATGGTGATGGCACCGAACTTGTCCATGGTTTTTCCATTCAGGAAAAAAGGTTTTGCACGTTTCGGGCGTTCTGCCAGCCCTGTCGAGTCGCTAGTCTCGCTGCCAGATCAATAAAAACAAGAGGTTCACCAATGAAAGGTTTCAAGCCCACCCTGCTGGCAGTGGCGCTGGCTTTTTCCTCGATGGAGTCCATGGCGGCCGCCGACCTGGTGCTACTCAATGGCAAGCTCTACACCGCCGATCCCTCCAAGCCTTCTGCGCAAGCCATGGCGGTGGCGGACGGCAAGGTGCTGAAGGTGGGTAGCGACGCCGAGATCAAGGCGCTGGCCGATGCGTCCACAAAAATCATCGACCTGGCCGGCAAGCGCCTGCTGCCTGGACTGGTGGACACCCATTCCCATGCCATTTTCGGTGGCCTGGAGATGACCTCCGCGAACATGGAAGACGAGGTGGTGGAACCTGCCGAGCTGGAAAAACGCCTGCGAACCTGGCGTGACGATGGCAGTGCCCGCCATGGCGATGTGCTGAACATCGCGGGCATGAGTTCGGCGTACTGGAGCCGTGCGGAAGAATTTCGCCGCATTTTCAACAACGGCGAATGGACAAAGGTGCCGGTAGTGTTCAGCGGCAGCGATCATCACACCGGTTGGGCCAACCAGGCCATGCTGGATCGCGCCGGCATCGACGCGAAGCTGGTCGCCTCCCTGCCCGAAGCCGAACGCGGCCCCCTGGGCATCGACAAGGATGGCAAACCCAACGGCTTCGCGGTGGATGCCGGCTGGGACCGCATTGCCGCCTCCATGCCGTCGGCCAGTGCAGAAGAAATGCTGCGAGCTGGCGAGGCCGCCGTTAAATACAACAACAGCCAGGGCATCACCGCCTGGATGGACCCGGCAGCCAACGCTGCGCCGGGCGAAGCGGTGTTCGCCCTCAAGCCCACGGAAAAGACCGTCGGCGTGTTGCCGGTGTACAAGGCGCTGGCCGACAAGGGTGAGCTGAACGCGCATGTCGCCGCCTTGCTGGTGGCCAACCCGAAGAGCCGTCCCGCCGATCTGGATACCCTCGACAAGGTGCGCAAGCAGTTCCAGGGCATCTCCAACCTGAGCCTGCCCGGCATCAAGGTCTTCGCCGATGGCGTGCTGGAGTACCCGGCCCAGAGCGCCGCGTTGATCGATCCGTACAACAACTCGCAGAAGAAAGGCGAGCTGCTGATCGACCCGGCGCACTTCGGTGAGTTG
This window contains:
- a CDS encoding TorF family putative porin, coding for MKRFTLLALALAPLACQAIELNDDFSLQVDLALVSDYRTRGISQTQNDPAAQASATLLHSSGLYAGIWTSNVDFGLGLKTRQEVDYYAGWYWQATDEVNLDLGYIKYSFPKEGQFNQSEAYAILGAYGFKFGAQYSNDAKNLIGEKQDTFYSYVSYEYALPLDVGLKLRYGRNDFKDPLFWSARGESSNAYHEWEARLTRDFVGVTWGIAYIDTDLSESECTSYYGFTDVCSSTWVASVSKHF
- a CDS encoding LysR family transcriptional regulator; amino-acid sequence: MDKFGAITMFVATAEFGSFSRAAEQLGKTPSALTKAVSHLEEELGVRLFERSTRRTVLTEAGRVYLETARQVLQRLHEVGEEVGQLQHGLYGSLRLTAPLAFGRAFLDEVCAGFLAEYPQIRLRVDLSDSFIDLVDAGYDLALREGRGDQPGLIAKTVGRNCLALCASPTYLARNPVPVTPATLDQHDWLLYRHAALSRTYWWVEKDGQRLSLLQPAAPRLESDNYDLLLANALAGGGLFHAPLWSGAPYFADGRLVRLMADYEIDPDAFGPQILAVYPSHRRATGKVLAFIDYLAGFLEQRGLA
- a CDS encoding LysR family transcriptional regulator — protein: MDKLSALNMFVATAEYGSFSRAAEQIGKTPSALTKAVGHLESELGVRLFERTTRRMALTEAGHIYLEGARQALMQLQLAGEEVDQLQDELRGTLRLTAPPSFGPAFLSEVCCRFMSEHPQVRLDVDLNDAFVDLIDGGYDLALRDGPTDLPGLIARPLTKNRIYLCASPAYLERKRLPVSLDTYQQHDWLIFQHPLLNRHYWWLWRGEERIRVSQPTPRMTSDNYDFLLACLLGGHGLQVVPQWSAAPYLASGQLVRVMSDYELEPDAFGPWVHVLYLAHRRRTRKVRVFIEMVEACLRERGIA
- a CDS encoding amidohydrolase, whose product is MKTFAPKLLAVALACSSMESFAAVDLILHNAKVYTAEPGQALQQAVAVEDGKVRAVGSNAEILRLKESGTQVMDLGGKVLMPGFIDSHSHAIFGGLELDSASMGGQLIPVAELEQRLRQWRDNGKARHGDALSVSGLPSAAWSQVAELEQRFNRGEWADVPIFFLGWDHHTGWANQAMLKRAGIDAAKVKGLKGEAQATIGHHPDGRPNGFLADAGLDPVMAQLPPASAEQLLKAARSALRYNLSLGITAWMDPAANAAPGEPLFDFKPTAQTLGVLPAYKALAEKGELTAHVAALLVANPKSKPADLDTLDQVRQRFQGVPNLTLPGIKVFADGVAEVPAQTAAMLDPYKNSNKRGELLIDPAHFGDLVSAADARGWLVHVHAIGDRAVRESLNGIEQARKDRQSGIAHSVTHLQMVNPKEFARFKPLDVIASMQLYWASADEVSIDLVQPYISAMAFQFQYPARSLLKNGATISGASDWPVTTPEPWKAISRKGPKGVLNAAEEIDRETMFQAYTLNSARTIGLEKQIGSLSPGKQADLILLDRDVFQVEPEALQGTQVLKTWFAGREVFNAAL
- a CDS encoding amidohydrolase, with the translated sequence MKGFKPTLLAVALAFSSMESMAAADLVLLNGKLYTADPSKPSAQAMAVADGKVLKVGSDAEIKALADASTKIIDLAGKRLLPGLVDTHSHAIFGGLEMTSANMEDEVVEPAELEKRLRTWRDDGSARHGDVLNIAGMSSAYWSRAEEFRRIFNNGEWTKVPVVFSGSDHHTGWANQAMLDRAGIDAKLVASLPEAERGPLGIDKDGKPNGFAVDAGWDRIAASMPSASAEEMLRAGEAAVKYNNSQGITAWMDPAANAAPGEAVFALKPTEKTVGVLPVYKALADKGELNAHVAALLVANPKSRPADLDTLDKVRKQFQGISNLSLPGIKVFADGVLEYPAQSAALIDPYNNSQKKGELLIDPAHFGELVSAADARGWLVHIHAIGDRAVRESLNGIEQARRDRQSGVTHSITHLQLVNPKEFARFKPLNVIASMQLLWASGDDYTLDLVKPYVSAFAFRYQYPAHSLLQQGATIAGASDWPVSSPNPWQAIYQAVTREGPKGVLNADERIDRETMLQAYTLNAARTIGLEQQIGSLAPGKQADFIILDRDVLSVDDKDLAETRVLKTYFGGREVFDAAL